Below is a window of Tissierellales bacterium DNA.
CAAATCATACTAGCTGCACCAAAATGCATAGAAAATAAGGCTCCGCCTAATGATAAAAGGGTTAGTATTGATAACTTTTTACTTTCTTCCAAATACTTCACCTCAACGATAATTTAATTTTTTATTCTCTAGTATATTCTACTACTCCATCTATCATAGTCATATCTACAGATATTTCATTTATCCTTTCTTCTGGATATTTTAATATGTCTTCAGATAGGACTATTAAATCTGCTAACTTTCCTATTTCTATACTTCCTTTTATGTCTTCTTCAAAGGATAAATAAGCTCCATTATAGGTAGCACATCTAATGGCTTCTAAGACTGATATCTTCTGGGTTTCATCTGTTTGATATTCTTTCACTCTATCATATCTATTAACTGCAGCATCTATAGTTGCAAGCCCTACTGGTCCTGATGGAGTATCACTTGATATTGATGGCTTCATTCCCAGGTCTATCATACTACGTAAAGCTATACAATATTTCATTCTATCTCCATAGAATTTCTCATAATCCTTCCCACCTACTTGAATCATCCCTGGATTAACTGAAGGACATATGTCTAGTTTTGCCATTCTTTTTAACAAATCCTCATCAACAAAAGTGCAGTGTTCAATTCTATGTCTATGGTTTTCCCTAGGGTTTTCAGCCAAAGCTTTTTCATATCCTCTTACCATATACTCTACAGCTAAATCTCCTATAGCATGAGCTGTTGCTTGACAGTCAGCATCATGAATTAATTTTATATAATCTGCAACTTCCTCCTCTTTCCATCCAAGGATACCTGGAAGATCTGGAGCGTGGCTATAGGGTTCTTTCATGGCAGATGAGGGAGCACTGGAACCGCCATCAATCATAAATTTGTTTGAACCTATTCTAAAATACTCATTTCCCAATCCTGTTTGATAACCTAGTTTTAAAAAGTTAGCGTTTTCCTCAAGGGAAAAAGGCTTTCCATAAATATTGTGTATTAGCATATAGGATCTAACCTTAAACTTTCTACTTAAACATAATTTCTGCATAATATGATAAGATAATGGGCCACACTCACCAC
It encodes the following:
- a CDS encoding amidohydrolase, which produces MSFDYSYIDIGFYNGTVITVNKNDDIKEAVGIKENKIVFVGKNEELKKLADDKTVLIDLKGRALLPGLIDSHYHPILSGFFGDEPDSSIINIKDDTCKNIEDIKDKIVQAVKIKRPGQWISMMGYDPQNLEEDRHPTVEDLDSVSPDNPVQCMHIGGHVCVYNTLALQELGVYKPEDAKKFPKNEVEVKNGKLTGMVRDHTHFALWAKVDYSPEEQGVAAMKSHQHLLGNGVTSIHDCGECGPLSYHIMQKLCLSRKFKVRSYMLIHNIYGKPFSLEENANFLKLGYQTGLGNEYFRIGSNKFMIDGGSSAPSSAMKEPYSHAPDLPGILGWKEEEVADYIKLIHDADCQATAHAIGDLAVEYMVRGYEKALAENPRENHRHRIEHCTFVDEDLLKRMAKLDICPSVNPGMIQVGGKDYEKFYGDRMKYCIALRSMIDLGMKPSISSDTPSGPVGLATIDAAVNRYDRVKEYQTDETQKISVLEAIRCATYNGAYLSFEEDIKGSIEIGKLADLIVLSEDILKYPEERINEISVDMTMIDGVVEYTRE